The Sphingomonas sp. So64.6b genome includes a region encoding these proteins:
- a CDS encoding ATP-dependent endonuclease, which produces MRIKFVEISNFRKLKSTHLDLDKKTTILVGANNSGKTSAMVALRTFLMTPTRLALRDITIANWTEIDVLGEEWEFEAETTVDLDTLLPALDVWLEVPLSEIQHVVHILPTLDWSGGLLGVRLRYQIKDIGKLKAEYVAERVASGSAATTGPAGEQIKLAVWPLCLTDFLERRLRAHLELAAFPLDPRAVTRPGKCGLAVPQDLPASALRFDHPPFKNLIKMDEIAAQRDFADAGDHEGGEDKAEAGVRRFKRRLSDQLRSYYDRHLDPSKTPTEKDYEALGAIQAAERSFDSRLEAGFAAAFEELEDLGYPGMSNPKLKISTLLRTTDGLKHGSSVQYQVADPSGDGTKTLKLPEDYSGLGYQNLIAMVFMLMGFRDEWMRVEKAGIVGGENVVHEIQPLHLVLVEEPEAHLHAQVQQVFINKAYNLLRKHCDLGDKDAYCTQLLVSTHSSHVAHEADFANLRYFRRRPAKSKGETPTTTVANLSHVFGEGDETKRFVKRYLKATHCDLFFADGVIFVEGQAERILVPHFIRHHFPELSRRYVTLLELGGSHVHSFRDLIDVLGIATLIIGDLDATATVKITDKNGHETTRWKSARPELGRGQQTANSVLKEWHPGLKLIDELAALPPSDHATSGDGYDLYVAYQKPISVESSSATPTSVIPRTFEDALVLTNTAAMADVQGSSTSAKIKAIVTQGPSGADLADELFDLLKTAEKAALALDCLMLADPKALKPPTYIAHGLKWFETAVGKEIAESELKAGSIHGRG; this is translated from the coding sequence ATGCGAATCAAGTTCGTGGAAATTTCTAATTTCCGCAAATTGAAATCAACCCATCTCGATCTTGATAAGAAGACCACTATCCTCGTTGGCGCTAATAATAGCGGCAAGACATCGGCAATGGTGGCTTTGCGCACTTTCTTGATGACGCCGACTCGCCTCGCACTGCGAGATATCACTATCGCAAACTGGACCGAAATTGATGTCCTTGGCGAGGAATGGGAGTTCGAGGCAGAGACCACGGTCGATTTGGACACGCTTCTGCCGGCGCTCGACGTCTGGCTCGAAGTGCCACTCAGCGAAATCCAGCATGTAGTCCATATTCTTCCGACGCTGGACTGGTCGGGGGGACTGCTTGGCGTGCGCCTGCGATATCAAATCAAAGATATCGGGAAGCTAAAAGCGGAATATGTAGCGGAACGTGTGGCGTCGGGCAGTGCCGCGACGACCGGCCCTGCGGGCGAACAAATCAAGCTTGCGGTTTGGCCGCTTTGCCTGACCGATTTCCTTGAACGCAGGCTGCGGGCGCATCTTGAGTTAGCAGCGTTCCCCCTCGACCCGCGGGCGGTGACTCGCCCCGGAAAATGCGGCTTGGCTGTTCCGCAAGATTTGCCTGCCAGCGCGCTTCGCTTCGATCACCCACCCTTCAAAAATCTGATCAAGATGGACGAAATTGCTGCGCAGCGGGACTTTGCGGATGCTGGTGATCATGAGGGTGGAGAGGACAAGGCCGAAGCAGGCGTCCGTCGCTTCAAGCGCCGACTTTCCGATCAATTGCGGTCATATTATGATCGACATCTAGATCCCTCAAAGACGCCGACTGAAAAGGATTACGAGGCGTTGGGGGCGATCCAGGCGGCCGAACGCAGTTTCGACTCCAGGCTAGAGGCTGGCTTCGCGGCAGCTTTCGAGGAACTCGAAGATCTCGGCTACCCCGGGATGAGCAATCCGAAACTCAAAATCTCGACGTTGCTGCGAACGACCGACGGCCTCAAGCACGGCTCTTCGGTGCAGTACCAAGTCGCAGACCCATCGGGGGACGGCACCAAAACTCTCAAGCTCCCCGAGGACTATTCCGGTCTCGGTTATCAAAATCTCATCGCCATGGTGTTCATGCTGATGGGTTTTCGCGACGAGTGGATGCGCGTTGAGAAGGCAGGTATCGTCGGCGGGGAGAATGTAGTCCATGAGATCCAGCCACTACATCTAGTTCTCGTAGAAGAGCCAGAGGCGCACCTTCATGCGCAAGTTCAACAGGTCTTTATAAACAAGGCGTATAATCTGCTTCGCAAGCATTGCGATCTCGGCGACAAAGACGCGTATTGCACCCAGTTGCTGGTTAGCACGCATTCCAGCCATGTTGCGCACGAGGCGGATTTCGCAAATCTGCGCTATTTTCGGCGCAGGCCGGCGAAATCCAAGGGCGAGACACCGACCACAACCGTCGCCAACCTCTCCCATGTGTTCGGCGAGGGGGATGAGACCAAACGCTTTGTGAAGCGCTATCTGAAGGCGACACATTGCGATCTCTTCTTCGCTGACGGCGTCATCTTTGTCGAAGGCCAAGCCGAGCGGATCCTCGTGCCGCACTTCATCCGCCATCATTTCCCCGAACTCTCGCGCCGATACGTGACGTTGCTCGAACTGGGCGGGAGCCACGTGCACAGCTTCCGTGACCTGATTGATGTCCTAGGTATTGCCACGCTGATCATCGGTGATCTCGACGCAACGGCAACGGTCAAGATCACAGACAAGAATGGCCATGAGACAACACGGTGGAAATCGGCTCGGCCCGAACTGGGCAGGGGTCAGCAAACCGCGAACTCCGTCCTGAAAGAATGGCACCCCGGCCTGAAACTGATCGATGAGCTGGCGGCACTACCACCTTCAGATCATGCAACGTCGGGCGATGGCTATGACCTCTACGTTGCCTACCAGAAACCCATCAGCGTTGAGTCGAGTAGTGCAACCCCAACGAGCGTTATCCCTCGGACCTTCGAAGATGCATTAGTGCTGACGAACACCGCAGCGATGGCAGACGTCCAAGGATCGAGCACTTCGGCAAAGATCAAGGCGATCGTCACTCAAGGGCCGTCAGGCGCGGACTTAGCTGACGAACTTTTCGACCTATTGAAAACGGCTGAGAAAGCCGCATTGGCGCTCGACTGCCTGATGTTGGCCGACCCGAAAGCACTCAAACCCCCAACTTATATCGCTCATGGACTGAAATGGTTCGAAACAGCGGTCGGCAAGGAAATCGCGGAAAGCGAACTCAAGGCAGGATCAATTCATGGTCGAGGTTGA
- a CDS encoding helix-turn-helix domain-containing protein: protein MKERIMRHMPRRPNGDLSPITLRIADACRVTGIGRSKFYELIKAGEIEVIKIGAITLVPMSGIQALLERGRSVRVECAQCSLAEAMHPSLTNAILSASIAGTSESDRHDLISEDEGTRTKAENRIVERMILALPGARCM, encoded by the coding sequence ATGAAGGAACGCATCATGCGTCACATGCCGCGTCGCCCGAACGGCGACCTGTCACCCATCACGTTGAGGATTGCGGACGCCTGCCGCGTCACCGGCATCGGCCGGTCGAAGTTCTACGAGCTGATCAAGGCTGGTGAGATCGAGGTGATCAAGATTGGCGCGATTACCCTCGTGCCGATGTCCGGCATCCAGGCGCTGCTTGAGCGTGGACGCTCGGTGAGAGTCGAATGTGCGCAATGTAGCCTAGCTGAAGCGATGCACCCCTCGCTGACGAATGCCATACTGAGTGCTAGCATTGCAGGAACGTCGGAGTCAGATCGCCATGATCTTATTTCGGAAGACGAAGGAACGCGCACGAAAGCCGAGAATAGAATCGTCGAGCGAATGATCCTAGCGCTTCCGGGGGCGCGCTGTATGTAA